A segment of the Corylus avellana chromosome ca2, CavTom2PMs-1.0 genome:
ACATCAACGATTTCTAGTGAACTTGAAAAAGTTTCCCAAGCTAAAGGGCATCACACGACAGAGGTGACATTACTAGACCTTTACTCAGGCTGTGGTGCTATGTCAACTGGATTGTGTCTTAGAGCAAATTTGTCCAGTTTAAATCTTGTTACGGTTAGTTCTATTATTCTTTTAAGTCACTTAAAGATATTGAGTTGGCTagatttttcaactttttgcttttttattttggttattttttccTTACTTAGTAGGTTGAtcgttgtgtttgttttttgtagAAATGGGCAGTTGACTTGAATGAGCATGCTTGTAAAAGTCTCAAACAAAACCATCCGGAGACGGAGGTATACTATTACAATCCATTTTCTTATATTGATCTAGGCGCCTTTAATGTTTAGATGCAAAGTTCTTAATTACATTGGTCCGCCCATTGCAAATCAGGTTAGAAATGAACCCGCCGAAGATTTTTTGTTGCTTTCGAAGGAGTGGgaaaaattatgtgtttatttttcctTGGGTGGAACTTTCCACTAGAGTATTCGAATCTCTTTgcaaatgaagatgatgatgtcaatgatgatgatgatgatgatgaagaagaataagaagttGGTGGTGAGGTGTTTGAAGTTGATAAGATATTGGCAATATGTTATGGTGATCccaaagagacaaaaaaaacgTGAATTATATCTTAAGGTATATGAATTTCAAATTAAGTTGGAAAGTGATGTGTCCCAAATGTTTATTTTGGTATAGCATTTCATTTTTCAGTAGGGTTGTATGAATTGCATTCTTGGTTAATAATTCTCAGTCTTCATATTGATTAATCAGTTAGACTCCTTTTAGTTGATTATAAACCAGTCTTTTGTGAAGAGAAAATGGAATGATAATGAACTCATTCCATCAATAAACTTAGAGGAATAAATTATGcattttttcttatatcaaaTGGTATAGCTAGTTTGAAGTGGGTAGGCCTGCAAGGATGCCCTCCTCAACTGAGGGTTTTGCAGTGGTCCTCTTTGTCAAGGAATAAATGGCAAGACAATGGGTTAGAAAAGGTGTTACTTGCCTGTCCTTCAAGTTTCATAAGTGGTTTTGGTGAAtcatttgataataaaattgatgatttaCGGTCAGAATCTCTTGTTCTTGTTTAGAATTTCATAAATGCAATTATCttagtataaaaaatttataagtaatgtCATTAATTGGTTTCCTCCCCAAATTATAAAGTATAGTTATAGTTGTTTTCGAGAAGATCCAAAAGATCCTGGCTACTAAACTTCCTGCATTGAGCGTACAAACCTGATATGATCACATATTTAGGATTCTTTAATTCTTGACTTGTTCGCTAATTTTACACCCATTCTTCAAACTGCTAATGAATTTCTACAACTATTGTGCTGAGTCCTGAACTAGTACATGttccttaatttattttttcattaattgtactcattttttttcattaatatcaGAGCAGGGGAGTCCATTCATTCCTATATTATCATAAAGCACATGGGATTGGATGTTGCTTTAGGGACAGCTCTCCTTGAATTGTATTCCAAGTTTTCAATTCAATGGACAATCATCATATCTGGTCTTGCAGATCATGGTCGTGGGGAAGATGGAACCAGACAGCATGGCATTTGCTGGGATCTTGTCAgcttgtagccgccacttggatcTTGTTGATGTGGgtgaaaaagtatttttatcaGATGGAAATTAAGAATTTTATGATATCAAGCCAAAGATGGATGCATATATGGTGGATTTGTTTGGAAGAGCTGGATTGATTGACGAAGCTTATGAGATTATCAACAACATGCCAATGGAGCCAAACACTGTTATAATCAGGTGCTTACTGGGTGCATGTCGAACCCATGGCCAGagctttaattttgttttgatgaTAACCTGATCAGGAAACTCTTGCTTAAATTAGAGCCGGAACTTGGagcaaactatatatatacttgctGCTAATTAATGTATCTGCTTTATCTGGTATATAGCTGGAATGATGCAGCTAGCTGACCTGAGAATAGCCATGAAACAGAAGCGATATATTGACGAAGGTTCCTGGGTTCAGTTGGGTAGAAGTAAATGATGACTTTTGATCTGGGGCCAATTAAACTTTTTAGATTATGCTGAAAAAGCAGGAGGTGAAGGAGACAATTTTGTAAGTTAAAGGGGCAAAGTATTGATTGTAAGGACAGATGAAATCATGGTCAAATGTGCAAGAACATCATAGTAATGGACTGGTGTTGCATCTTCTGCTCCATTGCAAAGTAGCTAGAGACTTGTGGAAATAGCTATTCCAcgagaataattatttcatttcagGAGTTTATTCCGCATACCAAATGGAGCCTTATTGTTGCTGATAATACTAGCTAAAATTAGGTTGACATATTAAttccacgtcagaaattttttatttctgaCACCCATAATCGTAATGCCTGAAACACATCAACACCGACCCGTCAagaggattttctgacgtgtcagaccacctgatACGTCAGAAATCGTGAGTcagcaaaaaattaattttttgtagtgatactACTTTATAAACTCATTAATGAGAAACAATACTtgtatgattttttaattaataaaaccatcaaattaaagacattgaaagaaaaaaaaaccctatcaCGCAcacaaagaaacaaatttatcccttaattaattagtagataATAAGTCCATTACaaggaaatcatatatattcaATTATGTTGGTGATATGCCAAAATGACACGAAGTCGGTCACCACGTTCTTCCTGAAACCGGAGGCCCTTTTGAAGAGTCATTGTCAAACTGCAGAAGGCATCAATGAAAAttgttgattaattaattaattaattaatatatccATAATATTGCAAACTCAAAAACAATTACATTGCATGAAATGGACaatatttcaaaagcttaagttcataaaaaaaaaagtaaatttaataatttaattaatattctaacgcTCTCCCTAAATATGTCATGAGACtcaatacatgaaatatttaattgaaattagagGTGAACTGATGAAAACAATATTCGAACTTAGGACttttggttctgataccatgttaaattatcatttatcataaaaacttaaaacGAACTGGACTATATACATAACATCATCCTTCATGGCACTTCTTAACCTTAGTCCTTTGTCAAAATTAAGATTAATTTTCATGTTGTATCACTAGTACGGTAATACCTCTAAAGAAtgctccaattttttttgtatatgcTACTTTAAACTAATAGTTTCTATACCCTGCAATTCCACCACCAATTccaattgtgtatatatatatatatactgttttttttttatctttttccagaaaaataaagaaagtaaaaaaggcaagaattttcagaaaaactcaatgaaaattaatttttaaactaaatttcaTACTACCTAATTCTCAGGGACGATTAGGGTGATGGAGATTCATGAAATCTTGAAGGTTGGGCTGAGCAGGCAGGAGATGGTATGGGTTAAAAACTGAAGGCAACCTGGTCGCCAGCTGAAGAACACCACTGGGTTGCTCTTCCCCAGAGAATGGGAATTGTTCAAGCACATGTCTATGTTCCTCAGTGTTTGGAACCATACCCATTCGATGATGCTCCATTAATGCTGCCTGCTTCTCCTTGATCTACTTGTACAATAAATATACTAACacaatttagtttttctttaaaagacaaaatgaggaattatatatgtataagctCATTTAAGCATTGTACTCACCAGATGGTATATTTGATCATTTTCGTCTTGAAGCATTTTCTCCTGAATTTGGACAATGAGGATTATCAatgatttaattagaataatataactttgtgtgtgtgtgtgtgtgtatgtgtgtgtgtgagagagagagagatgtttaTTTCACAGTTTACCTTCATCTGAAGATTACCCATCTGCTGTTGTAAGAGATcaaactgtatatatatatatatatatatacaaaaggtTGAGAAACACAAACACTCATATAAGTTAGCCACATTTCTCAAACTCATATTATGCAACtttttcatgcatatatatatatatatatataacactaaTTAAGATACCAATGCAAGCAATATTATAATACAAATAGAACTTAAGAAATTGTTTATGATGAATTTTAAGAAATAACAAGATGAGATTTATGATGAATTTTATCCAGGGCAAACTTCACTTACCGCTCTTGATATTTTGGCACTACTATTGTAATCATACCCTTAAAGTTTAAGAAGTTGCAATGTCAAGTCGTCATGTATTAAAATTTTTCACAACGTCATCTATTGGTTAGGatattttgttaaatcctaTAATGTAGGATgcaaaaattaccaaaatactcatttaagaaaaaaaaaaaattgtgatgtgTCTACAGGGTATTGcgaaattttaaaacatgagaaCACGACATTACAACTTTTAAGGTATAATTCCAAAAGTGCTAAAAATCAAGGtcggtaaataaaataatctacTGTTTTCTAATTAAGCTTATTAATGAGAACAATATTACAAATCAAATGACTACCTTCTTTGCTCGAACCATATTGACTGAGCATTGGAGCTGCTGCTCAAGTTGATCTAAATCCTCAAATCTTATGGAACTCAAGTCCTCACCAGTGAAACGTTTCAAACTCCATTGAAGATTCAGGATTTCTTTTTGCATCATTCTCAATTCGCCATGCATGGCTTCCTCCTACAAATAGTAATTAAAGACATTAATCTTAATTACCCAGAAATTAACCCTACtttaaatctatatatatacaaaatgacATGAGGTGATCAGCTGTACCAGCTGGGGATCATTGTTTTCTGGATTTTGAGTCCCTGTTGAATTCTGATACCTTTCTATGATGTGCTCCATGCTGTAGCAATGTAAAAGagattaataaatattattctcGTAAAATTCCATCatgaatattattaattatagtttggATTGGCTGGAAAATATGTCATTAATgaacatatatagaaattaaagaATCAGAATCTGAAAATTTTGACTTTCCTTGAAAACAAATTCCTACCAGAATTATTCTGAGAGACTAGATGTTTTAATAGAGATGAatgaatataattaaaaagaatacGAAtttaaccccaaggggttgctTAAATCTTAGTCCAGTactcaagattatatatatatatatatatgtatgtatgtatgtatgtatatactCCAGAAACTtacatatatatgataaataacAATCATTAAAAATATACGTATAAACAATTTATATGCccaatattcataaaataaatgaatgaataaattaacGATTTTATCCAAATGAAACTAAAATTTCAtacaagaaaaatgaattttaggGCACAATAAACAGAAAGAACATATTTCCAAATACAATTAATTTATAGAAACCCAAATTATATATGATGTAATTAAACACTTGTAGGCCTGCAACAAGTACGTACTATATACCAAACACTCTCTTAAACTCTGCCATGTTTTACAGAAATTGATTGACATTCTTATCCAAATACAATTGACtctattataattataatagtAAATTaagtataaataaatataaggatattattgtttttccaATTAACATGGTGCATATTTACCCAGTTGTACTGCATGGTACAACATTAACAGAGTCTACCGTACGTTTTTAAGATTCAATGGAACAACAAGAAATCTTATCGTGTCACAATCATCAGGAAactgtaataatatatatatatatcacaagtCTAGCTGGAGCAGCAGGTCAAGACGTTGATGATCAGTCGTCGGCCAAAATATATTAGAACTGACAAAATAATTATGGCATAATAGTAATACATTACTGTGGAGACAGAGACCCAAAATCAGACCACCTCATTTGTTcatagaaaaatgttttcttcacaaacaaattttataaaaaataaaaataaaaaaaaaattagataaatttaattatagtgtgtcatatcatatcatatagtatttttcttgttcataACATCCCAAGGGAAAAGTAAACCCTAGCCATATATATAAGATCTAGGTaaaactatatattaaaacgaccaaaaaccaaaacataGAAACGGTTTCATACATGCATGATAGAAAATCATCATGGAGAATCTTCAAAGCAAGATCATACAAAATGGAGAATCTTCAAAGCAAGATCATACAAAAAGAACTCATTTTgatcaagattaaaaaaataataataataaaaaaccctagacagaaaagaaaagaaaatggagagaaagtttattatatatacCCGGAAGGCTCACTCTCACTGCAGTAGTGGAACAACTTTCCAGAGGTAGAGAAGATGATGAGGGCGATCTGGGCATCACAAAGCACAGAAAGTTCATGTGTCTTCTTGAACAGCCCTTGTCGGCGTTTCACAAAGGTTGTATGCCTTGCTGCTGGGTTTTCTATCCTTGAGAGTGGCAACTTTCTCCGCCCCATTTTCtcagaaaaaaaatggaaaccaaACCCTACCCTTTTGGTGCTGAATATAAGCTTCCTATTTCACAGAAACATAAAAACTGTTGAATAAAATATgctatactatatatataaacagcaatacttttttctcttttttccttgaTGAAAATTAGTGAAGGACTAGAAGAATCAAAGAACGTagacatatacatatatatctatatatatagcatgtttGTATATAGTCTGTAAGAGAGAGTTGAAGAAATTAAAGGAAGAAATGGAAGAAATATTAGATCGAGTTAgaaccttttctttcttctctagCTTGTTTGATTTGAAGTTGGCATGAAGTATATATGTGTCTTAAAGCTGTTGAAGCCtacaatatacatatatagccCATCGTTTTCCATAATATTACAGCAAGATCTCCCGGCATGAAGCCAATAAtgttgtagagagagagagagagagagagagagatggttgTACTTGAATGTTCACGTGTGATGTTTGTCTTACTGCGTTGAAGGATTACGTGTGTGGAAGAAAATTGATGTGGGCCACAGGAACTCAAATGCCATGCATTGACCAAATACATGTCATATCAtgcattgttatatatatatatatatatatacatgtcatATCAtgcattgttatatatatatatatatcttgcaattAGCCAAATCATGGtccttttttaataattagtaagaatttatacaagaaaaaatCATGGTGTTGCACAATAATTCATTGTaaatgaactatatatatatatatatatatatatatatatatatatataaaacattaatttgaaAGCCTTTGATCAGAAGGctggtaaaatatatattagtatATATGTCGACAAACATATATGATGCACGAAGGATATATATCTTCCTCACAGTTGCAAGTATATACGTACTGGAACATCAGAACATTGACAGAGGGGATGAATAAAACAAACATCAATTAACAACAACTTGTCTGCTTCTTAACAACTGGAATCAGTTTTCCGTCCACTTCACCCCCGATCACCGTCAGATTTCACATGCTCGCTTCAGACCTATAAAAAGCATACATGGAACTACATATAATGTTCCCCAATACAGATatatctgtatatatatatatatatatatatggtaattaAGAAATGGGAAGccatgagagagaaagagatatatGAAACatctaaacaaatatatatataccgtctAATTATATGACATGATCATATCATGATCATACCATGCATGTTAACAATATTTTATGTGGCTAATTCTTTTgtgctaatatatataaaaagttatGAACTCAATTTGCTAGAATTCTATATATCTGCAGTTCCTAAATGATTAGATATTATTAAATGGAGGGGTGCTCAAAGTGGGCGCACCACCCTTCATGTTTGCCGAAAGCCATAAAATATTACTCGTCTCCGGTCAGGGGCGAACCCATGCAGGGCATGTTTTGGGGGCCACAAAATTTTAACACTCacgctaatatatatatatatatatattaaatacacctttaaaaatgtttttttttttttgcccttcaattttttattattttttaatgttatatatatatatatttgccccCCAAACCTAAAAGTCTAGTTTCGCCCCTGACTTCAGTAACTAGTAACTAATCACAAGTTAGGCATAACGCCTAGCAGTTACACAAGTCAAGTGAACACGTGGCAAATCCGGCAACATTATAAAAAATCTACCATTAGCGACAACAAAAGTTGTCACTAATGAGCATCATGATCAGCGGCAACTTAGACGTTGCTAAAGTCGTCGAGGATACTCATTAGTGACGACCGACGTTAGAAAACTTCATTTATCACTACTGatctttcatcatttttgcaatcatacccttAATTAAACCTTAAAAAGTCTCAACTTAATATATtaatctttcaattattttcaacTTCATCCCTCCATTAAGAGAACTAGGGCATATATAAATAGTATCAGATTCGAATCAATTATGATCGGATTTGAATATAATCAAATATCTGAAATCAAGTCTCTTAAATCTTAATATATGTTCTTTTGCTGTGCTTTTTGTTAGCTGAATTTTAGCTAATAAGGTGTACAATTGACTAttgcaaaaaacaaaaccaaaaaacactAATGTATATATAGAATTAAAGCTTTAATTTGTACAATTAAGTTCTAAGACTAGAAGAGGATAGTAGAGAAAAAATGCCAACCTCTACAAACACTGCAGAATAATATTGTAGCACCAATATTGTACATCTTAAAACACCTTTATACACAAATCTATCCAAGTATTTTGATACAAATCTTAGGTATAATTCATCATTCAAACGGGTTTGCAGAGAGATGGTGCATGCCCGAGAGTTTATATCCACATAATTAAGATTAGATTACTATTTCTTGACAACATTGCTATCTTCTCATCACATTCGTTGTCTTTCccattcttttattctttttctttctcatcatGTCAGTCCTCTTTCAAGACTTCTTAAGAAAAGTTAAAGAATCATTTACCTTCTtgttctccctctctctccctcaaaagTCCCTATTtccattctctttctcttcctcaaTATAGCTGGAGGCTTCCTTCAATGGCCTCGATCCCACTCTATCTCTTGGGTTGTCCTTCCATTCCAAGAACCACACACTTTCccttcattctctctctctcactcactctctctctatctcttttgAGCTCTCATTTGTATGGATTGATCCCCtagaattctctttaaatttgagattctcaaatttataaatctcaGCCATTCATTTTATCTAAacgtctaaaataagccatatttcagcatttaatgaagAAACATGGCTTATTAAATTTCTTGAGTGTATaaattttctcattaaatgctgaaacatcACTTATTTTAGACACTTAGATAAAATGAAcggctgagatttatgaatttgagaatctcaaatttaaaagaaattctagGGAATCTCAATCCCCCTAAAGGGTCGGGATCTGGATTCCCTCAAATTCCCTTGCCTCAAATTAGTAATCTGAGCCGTTGGTTTTCATCCAACGGTCTAGCTAGATTACTCaactaataaataattattaaaaaagttatttatattttaaaaaataaatcaaaattaaaataataaaaaaatttaaaaagattttaaattttttttgtggtggccggccaccactgTTAGAGGCTAGGGGTTGCCGAATGGCAAgccaactattttttttttattatttatttaggcCCACcgcaaaaaattttaaaatctttttaaatttttttgttattttgattttgatttattttttaaatataagtaatagtttattattatttttttagtgaattGTTCTGGACTGTTGGATCAACATACAACGGTCTAAATGCATCATTTGAGGGCGCGGGGATCCCAGTCCCTGAGAAGGTAGCTCGATCTCCTAGCTAGAGTCGAGCTTAAAACCCAACTATTACGTGATTCAATACGTGTCCACCAAGGAGCCAGCAGTTTGACACCCCCTTAGTTGACCCCCATCTATCAACAACACATTTTGTCTCTTCCATCTACGCTTCTTGTCGGTGGTTAATTTGCAGTCTCACTTGCTAGCATGCTTTCTTTGACAAATTCTATATTTTGTAGCTACAATCTCatcatttttaaggaaaaatgtaGCTATAAAAATTCAAGGTATACCTTGAATTTTTACGTAAAATCCTATGTATTTTGCTCGCAACATATTAAAAATAGTCGCCCAATTATGTGATTATTAActcatttaaataatttaataaatttcaagTTCTTTAATTATTTGACATATTGACATTTTAGGCttggaaaaatcataactctttcGATTCAACTTTGAATGACAAGAAGTTTGTCTTGAAATTTTTATCATTCAAAAGCttataaaatatccaaaaatcattaCAATTCAAAACTTTTCGATACCTTAAAAGTCTCACGAAATCCctatatatgtttatgtttgaccaaaatttatgttttgacATTTGCGCCTTATAAAACTCATAACGCCCTTCATTGGTGTCCTAAAATTATGAAACcactttaaaaaatttcgtttctCGTCATTTTATTATACcttaaaataatttcatttattgTCACCTATTGAGTTATCGGCGTTCAAAACAGTGCAGCTTCTCTTCCTTTGGCTTGCTATATCTTTAACTAATTATTCTCATCACCTTCCAAGTTAAGTCCATCTTACCCAATTTAACTtaaacctcaaaaaaaaaaaaaaaaatgcaaattctCATTATCTTTGatattaaaatcacatttaCTCTAGGGAGTAAATTCTAGAATATTACAGAAATGTCGGTCACTTTGATGCATTTAGAAGTGAGATCTTGCATAGTTAACACCTCAATACATTGGGTGATTGTAAGGCTGGCAATTTCTTACACTACCCTCGAACTCAACGCAAACTTAACACGAAATTACTGGATTATGATTAACCTATGTAGTAACCCAACTTAAAATATTTAGGGTTagcaattttttacacaatccGCGAAaccaacacgaaattaacaaTTTAGGGTTGAGGGATATGACCcgattaattaaatgagtttgaCTATGATTAACCTACATAATTTTATACGTATGCCTTAACACAACCTAAACTTAATATACAAACATGAATGATCGCACCTAGGAAGGGACAGAGCCAGAGCTTATGATGGATAGAGGCCAAGGGGCAAAACTTTTAGTAGCTAGGGGTCAATaggcaaaataaataaaaaaaaaaattaccttataaaatttttatttttacctttaaaaaattttttctttggtttggGAGCCATGGCCTACGCTGCCCACCCCCGCTCTGTCCCTGCCCCTAGGTGATCACATATACATTTGTTAAACATTACTCTATACATAAAATGGAgtccataattttttaataaaaattgaatagttAAGCAATATTCTATTGAAATAGATTTAagggaaattgtatataaaatccttaggtaaacgcgccttttttaaaaactccctgggttttttttttcgaaaatttactccttgggtcactcgaaattactagaaactccataccgttaaattttggtaactgccgttatttgaatgaaacgaaccgtttcacttaagtccacctacgtggaatttttgtatcctacgtgttcacattggacacgtaggatataaaactcaccgttttggaccatccaaaacggtgcgttttatATAACTTGAGGGGTTTATTTTCGAAACCCATTCGGACCATACGGACCATACGAAACCCACCCGATAGAAGCAGCGGCGAGCCACCGACGCAGCAGACGCCACCGACCCAGACTCCGCCGGTGACAGAACCACCGGAGACGGAACCCACCGGcgacagaggccaccggcgacagtacccaccgttTGGACCATCAATTTcggcgtcacttttccggctaggtttccgtcgattcacaatattttgaatcggaaaaatccggtttcgacgaaggtattttccgaaatttctctatgggttttgttgattgactgaaatggaagcctttaatagttgtgttttgaattttcttgttgtgttggaagattttggtcgaaaccccatccccaaccaatttttgtccaacatctgtcgaatattccacttttgagccaatattattgttgattggcagtgggtgtggtccaccttggttgtggtcctggaaagAGACTGGTTTTTTTCGTGTGCACTGTATGGTCCTGGAAAGAGACTGATTTTGTCGTGTTAGGCAGAAGGGATTctaccaatttttttatgtggggcttaatttccttccatttaATGTACAACTCAACTTGCCCAATATACtgttaaaaaacagaaaaaaaagctttagctcactcaatttttctctcaacATTTGGTGAAGTTCAGTAATTTTGAATGGTTACtctaattgcaatggaaaaagtgaaagaacTTTATGGATTAGATTATGATTAACGTTGTATCATTTACAATTAACCGCTAATCGGCATATCAGTTATGGTTGCggttatttaaaaatgaataaccGCTTAAATTGGTTGCAATTTCGATTATGAGGGAAATAACTACAACCGTACATTCCTATTGTACATTATTTacgtcttttcttttctactaACTTATATATCTAAATTGTTTTTCATGAGCTTACACCGACAAACTTTTTTGCTTACATCTCCATACCTTGCATGTTATCGCATCTCTATCAGTTTGgagccaaagaaaaaaatacattgcATGTTATActatttactttctttaaatattattttgtgtgagaaaaagtaaaaaaaagatgaggagagagtgagagtaaaataaagaaagtgagagagaacAAATAATAACcaaagtt
Coding sequences within it:
- the LOC132172903 gene encoding MADS-box protein defh21-like: MGRRKLPLSRIENPAARHTTFVKRRQGLFKKTHELSVLCDAQIALIIFSTSGKLFHYCSESEPSGMEHIIERYQNSTGTQNPENNDPQLEEAMHGELRMMQKEILNLQWSLKRFTGEDLSSIRFEDLDQLEQQLQCSVNMVRAKKFDLLQQQMGNLQMKEKMLQDENDQIYHLIKEKQAALMEHHRMGMVPNTEEHRHVLEQFPFSGEEQPSGVLQLATRLPSVFNPYHLLPAQPNLQDFMNLHHPNRP